The nucleotide sequence GTTATATATTCGGGAAATAGAAGGTGCTTAATAGTATAGGAACCCTTATGGTTAAGTCGCTCATCCGAGGATAAGTTTATCATTGAGTCTGTTGTTAATGAATTCGTTCTTTGACCCTAACAGTAGTGAATTTCTTCTTATCCAGTGATATAATGATATTCATTTGACTGGTGAGTTAATAACCATGTACAAATATATCATAATCTCTATTAGTTTGGTGTTTAATGTAGCCCCCCCCCACTCTAGTTTGACAGAACATGAACCTAACAATCAGATAAAACTTTTATAGAATAATTCAATTGTAACTCAAATAAGGGTATACTAGTAACAGCTAAATAGATTACCATACAACAAAAACAAATGGGGAATTATAATGTTTACAAGAATTTGCCATAGGTAAGGGAAAATTGATTAACTAGTGTacaattaattaacaataatttagGGAAGAAAAATCATATAACTGCAATATATACAACAATACGGGGAATAGAAATATACAATAATCCAAGTAttcaataattatacaataatttCCCAacgtttatttatattaattgtttggatcttcccattgttgtttaggaatCCGATggattggcatatatgcatcttgtgcggattaCGTCCATATTACTACTGAATTATCAGTATCTTAGatagatggatggtgactagcaatgCAATTGAGGACGCTTGTCTCGTCCTATCCGAGATTTGTCGAATGGATGAGCCTATATGCAACCGTTTATATCCACTCAGGTACTCGAACCTAGTAACGATCACTTAAAAAGTTATTGCATTATCTACATAGCTATTGAGCTCAGTCAATCACTGGCTTGTGAGTTTGAAACGGACGACTCTCGGTTCaaatcccggagtgaacattaactttgAGATGTAGGTGCACACAGCCGACATATTCCGAAAAGGACgaaaacgcgtgtcctggatttccATAAGATAGTTCTCAAATTTCAACATTTCTCAAATATTCTTCGAAACGATAGTTATTATATTTGCTGACTAGTCACCGAATCCCAGTAAAATATTTGTGTAGTCGACTGTGATTTAATCACTAGTTTGTTTTCGTGTTCTTTggacttacgcctgttaccctcaatggagcatagggcaccgatcagcattctccaacccactctgtcctgggcatttCTTTCCTGATCTATCCAATTTTtattcatgtctgtctccatttctcgacgtaatgtgttctttggtctttctcttcttctttggcattgaggattccaagttagggcttgccttgtggcACAGTTGGGTGGTCTCCTcagtgtgtgttctatccactttcagcgcttcttcttgatttcttcctctgctgggatatgatttgttctctcccatagtaggttgttgctgataatatctggccaacggatctgaaatatttttcgcagacaattgttaataaacacttgtatcttctagatgatggctttcgtagttctccaggtttccgccccatacagtagaactgtcttgacatttgtattgaaaatcctgacctttgtgttggttgacagacagtttatTTGAGTTGcgtatgttcttcagttgtaaatatgctgctcttgctttgccaatccgcgctttcacatcagatccaccatgttcatcaatgatgctgcccagatatgtaagggtttttacatcttccaaatcttctccgtcaggtgtgattggattggtgcattctgtgttgtatcggagaatcttgcttttccctttgtgtatattgagacctactgctgctgaggctgctgctacactggtcgtcatCTCCTGCACTTGTTGtcgcgtttgggatagaagggccagatcatctgcgaagtctagatcgtccaactgcatcctagatgtctaCTGTATCCCGTGCCctcttcagatgttgacgtcttcatgatccagtcgatcaccagaagaaagagaaagggtgagagtaggcaATCTTGTCTGACactggtctttacttcgaacgagtccgtcgattgtcctccatgcacgattttgcaatttaatccatcatataaattctgtatgatattgactatcttctcaggtacaccgtagtgtcgaagaagcttcaatggtgttgttctgtccacgctgtcaaatgttTTTTCGCAGTCAATAAAGTtcatgtagagtgatgaattccattcaattgattgttccacaatgatccgtagagtatcgatttggtctgtacacgatctatccttacggaatcctgcctgttggtcacgaagttgggcgtctacggagttcTTCGTTCTGCTTAACAATAcgctgttgaagacttttcctggtattgagagaaggatgatgcctctgtagttctcacacttgctgagatcgcctttctttgttATCTTGACCAGGTGTCCTTCTTTACAATTTGTTGGTACTTGTttttcatcccaaatcttgttGGAAGGGGATAAATAAAATCGACCATCTACCATCCGTTTTCATTTCTTTCCCTGTGTCATCTAAATCTCAGTTCAGTCACCTCATTTCATCTTCTATCCTAATTACCAGTTTTGCATGGATGTAACACAATTTACAATATCATAACACTGATCCATTTACAAAGTTAATGACCATTATTCCTGATTAACAGagataataaaattttcattgttatGCATAGATTGTTATAAAATACGATAAAAAGAAAGCAACTAAATATCTAGAACACACTTTCTACTTCTGACCTAATGATAAAACTAGGAGagaaaataattcaatgttATTATCGTAAGAGAAACATTCATCAGTAGATTGATTAAATGatactgtttttatatatatttagataTCAGGCAAATACGTTTATTGATAGTTAACATCATGGGATAATCTAAGTTGAAAAACCATTGCAAAACTAGAAAGCATTTTACAggtatttcgtcctagtacgagactcctcaTGAATGCTGATCCATGACTTCATCACCAAAGATTGGACTCAAGACTTTTGCTCTTGCGTACCAATACTTAACTTCAAGACCACTAAACTGTCTTTTATTTATCTATGCAGTGATCATATTCAACTGGTAAATGACTATATTCACCCATTGTTGAATGTTATAAACTGTAATTGATCCTTCTTTGATATCATATGTGTATCGTGAGTGAACTACCTAAATATTGCaacttaatttttttaaaagttcgTTATTGGATATCAATGGAACAAGCTATGGACTATCTGAACtttgtattttaataaatagcGAGTTAtcagagggggttttgtggagactttagtattttcaatagttgaaatcatgagtcatttgaagctagaccaccatgaaaaatttGGAAACACTTTAGccatttcctgaagttctagtgagaagccgttaccagtggagttcaaccaggtctgttgtgagaaatcaactcactgaagacaatggtgtacggtggcgcaatttcgtggattagttgaagttagacattaacaccgttggatgctagccggctcagtggtctaatggttaagcactcgcgcgtgagaccgatagttcctgggttcgagtctcgaggtgtgcgggatcgtggatacacactggtaaggagtgccatactaggacgaaacggccatccactacttccaggttttccatggtggtgtagcttcaattgattcatgatttcaactattaaaataacgaGTTGATTTTTGAAGAGAAAGTAATTGGGGTTCGATTTTtagttttaatatatatatttatttattctcaaatagaATGAACTACACTTCATCGATTCCATTACTAACCATAATTCTAATAAATGTATAtgttatcacaattgattgatcaccaggtggtgatcagtgtcatgtgtgtcaagtccttatctagtgcagatcaaatgctatcgaccatgtttcaacgtggccaccagtctaggtgactcgatactGCGTggactatatattgagattagatggtggttggaagtagccgacaggaaaccttggacacgggttttgtgctacttggcactcgtcagcaaggtgtacctgtaatcttgaggggacttgtgctccctggcggattcgatcccgtgtcacccagcttcacagtcagagacgttaccactgagctatccgagccgcgactgacctcctgtaggactgagatgtaatcaaaattgattgatcactgggttgtgatcgatgtcatgtgtgtcaagtccttatttagtggaGATCGAATGCTATGATTGTGAAGCTGGATGATACGGGATCGAATCTgctagggagcaccagttccctcaagattacaggtacaccctgctgacgagtgccaagtagcacgaaacccgggtccagggtttcctgtcgactacttccaaccaccatctaaatgtATATGTTCTTTTCACATGTGCAAATCATCAACAACCCTcatgcacatacacacacacatattttgttttgtttctatcGTAGTTTTTTTCTTTCCCAAGAAATATATTTACCGTCTAGCAATGAATCATAATTCCAGTTTTCAATATCTTAAAgtttaattaaaaacaattttcttATCTAAGAAATCATCCATAAAAAAGGAAGAAAAGAGAAGAACAAACAAGAATAATGATGTAAATCGAGAAATTTCTACAAAATTATCAATTAACAGAAGAaaagaaatacataaataagcCTTGAATCTGTATCATCAATAAGTGTGAATTAGGTAATTAAGCTATAATTGATATTGAATCTGAAGGATCTGATACAAACATAAAGGTAAGGaatggcaaagcaagaacagcattcctacaatggaagaacatatggaactcaaaactgTTATGGGCTTATGTCCGGCTTTTGTCACGTGACTTAtttaccaatcaaaatacgacttatacaatcttagcactatgCCAAAACcgatgacgttcgaccggtatgaacaGCCTAGAaaccttattggtcctatgtccgtctaacccgtccacttgagtccagaatcccaataccagcttccactatgcgaatcgaatcgaatcatttatttcaaacatactgggtttatatatcaaacaaacagaccgtaaagcaccataaaataggaaataacatttgcacacaataaagccaaaaagtgactgtgaacgtgggaggcagtagtcaatgaactgaacatagcttaggAACAGTAAACTttgcaataataaattataggtcaaaataaagcctataataagaggaatataaatatacataatctaattattgaatgtatagataatattagtcaattaatatgtctcagaagttactcgtgattcaATCctcactcggatataacaaagacaactatctgtcaataaatatcaaagtcacaatcttcaatatgaacttcaagacagttctactgtatggagctgaaactttgaCAACTACTACAAACattatcaaaaatgtacaagtatttataaacaattatctacgcaaggtactcaatgtctgttggtcggataccatcaccaacagcctactgtgggagagaacaaaccagcttttttttaaatagagttttgttctctgagctgaatgttttagttgtgaagttttcatcgttcttctgaacgacatcaatagcacaaacttcaggtagaagtgaagtgtccgAATTTCTTCACATGTGGTTCATTgtttgtcctgtacacctcgatggtCTCCAACATCtcacaaaccaacttccaattaaagaggaaattaggaaaagacagtGGAAGTGGATCGGAAATATATTGTAGAAAACATTAAACTGTATCACGAAGCAAGTACTTGAATGGAAACGAAAAAGAAGAaagtcaaagaacacattacctcGGGAATTGGgagcaaatatgaaaaggatgaataggaaatggaaagaactggaaaggatcgtccaggacaaagttggatggagaatactagtGGTCAGCCTATTCTCCTTCATGATGAGCAACAGATGTAATTAAGTAAACTACAATTAATCACTTAGTTaactaatatcattattagaaataaaaaagaGGAATTCTATGAATATGcatatcaaataataatttaacttaCAGGTTTATGTATTCTATTCTATAAATCTTTGTATGTATGTTGGGATATTTATGTTTGTCTCTCACTCATTACTCTATCCTCTTTTATCCCCTGTCTTTACTACATTCTTTTAAGGAAAAAAAGATATCTGTATGTATGTGTCTAGTAAACTGATATATATACACTAATGTaaatacacacaaacacaaatcTGTACATATACATAGATACAAGCATATTTGGcgaagaatgaatgaatgaatgaatgaatgaatgaatgaatgaatgactgggatatctatctatctatctatcagtatttgttgttgttattgttgttgttatggttgttgttgttgttgcccAATTGATTTTGTAATCTGATTTGTTATTTAATGTTGTATCAATAATATGCGTGGGTTgtttaaattttcattcatagaactattttcatcatcatcatcatcatcatcacatcaccatcatcaatacaagtaataataataataataataatgcataaAGGAActcttgataataataataattaatctcTATAGTGTCTTagcaacaattattattattattattattattattattataatataaataataataataatctacctGAATGTCTATCCATATCTGACCTTAATGACTAATTGATAGTAGGCAAAAGAGTATTATCATTCATATCCATTGTTCATATCATTTGATGAATACTGTGTCATTTCAATGTGTGAAGTTTAACCAAATGTTCTATTACAGTTATCTGGGTGGATATAAAATTATACTCAAACAAGTACTCAGGAATAAGGAGAATATCTATCATCTATTACTataatggatatatatatatatatatatatgtatgcataTAACAAATAGATATATGGAAGATTGATTATATTGGATATTAATCATAAGAAATACAAATCAATTTTTGATACCTTAACAATTACAAACTAATGGAAGTAAGTTGTAtttcaatatattatttttttacaaaatggttagtatttacttacttacgtctgttacccccaatggagcataagccgccgaccaacattcatCAATCCATATTGTCCTAGGCATTCATTtactagttctatccaattgttgttcattctttttttttttatgtttgtttccatttctcggtttaatgtgttctttaatcgttctttggtcttgaggattctatgtgacggtttgtcttgtgacgcaattAGGTGATtccctcaatatgtgtcctagcCACTTTCAGcgtttcttcttgatttcttcctccattgaGATTTGGTTtattctcttccacagtagatTGTTACTAATAATGTCTGGTCAACGTATTCGATGTATTCTACGTAGAaaacccgtagaaaactaattcgctaaaaaacgctaactagaaaaaCTAAAATAGtcagtaatattattatattgaattaGTGAAGTTATCAAGTAGTGACGATCTTCATCAACCTTAATCTTAATAACTAATGAGTAAATAGATCGTTACCATTCTAAATTAATTGATCACCGATCACTagtcattgaagtaactacttctataaatctggtattcatcttgttgtactaattAAGTATGGCAATTtcgaccgatgtatatatgttcctggtcctacgctgtagctgactgactgattgattgattggttaATCGATGTAAAAATATCTCAGTCATATTGGAAGTTAGTTGTGATTCAAGTAGCATGATAACAATATTACAAACTGTGAAACTTGGTGGCCTAGGTTAGAATCTATCTGTGAACATCAGTTCTCTCAAAATTTTAGCTACGACTTATTGACTAGAACCAAATAACCGGGGAACTAGATCGGATAGGGTGTCCTTCTGACTATCATCTACCACTTAACATCAAGATTGATATAATCTTAGGTTTGTTGTTATAAAATTTACAAAAACATTAATGTATCTACGGTGATTTTAAATGGATTATAACATTTTGCAAAGTGTACAATCAGTTTTCATCTTTTTctaaattgattattttgacTACACAAACTCATTCAGCATTTAagaaaagattttatgtaataaattatCTACTTAAGTTATCTACAAAAATAAGGTTAATAACCTGCTTTTACAAGATCATTCCAAGAGTCATTGAACATCATCTGTAAAGTATACTCTCATTGTGTAAACTCTATGAAACATGTCATAATGAAAGTCAAGTGTTAATGATAGTTACTGTTTGACGTCCGACTTACATTAATCTCCATAATTTCCCCGCCaattaaattattgatattttaCTCAGTAACTTTTGTAGTTCAGTAAACATATTGTTTTAATGTTAAAGAGTTGAAAGTAACCAGAAGACATCCCACAGAAGTCAGGTTTCACTGACAATCGTCAAGTCgagacatatatatatgtatacacttATCTTATGAGAACTGTTGGATACCATGAGAGTTCAATCCTTATTACCCAATATGTAGTAGTCAGGGACGTTACTGTCGAAGAATCAGTCTATTTTCGTCTTATCTTATATAGAAATGCAATATTTTTACTTAGTAATCACTGGAAAGGTGGCCTAGTGGTTAAGGCTTTTGATTTCCATCCATGAAGGTAacgggttcgaaaccccttccTACCTACTTAGGTTCAGACAACCATGAAGTATCATTAGTCACTACGCTTCAGGCGTAACTTAGACCCTTGTACTTGACAACTAAGTTAATTTAACTTAATTTTTCAAAAGCAATAATACTTTTGTCTAATCCTTTTATAGGAGCATAGAATTTTTATCGAACAAACTGTACTGTTCCTAATTCTGATGTTTTAGTAAATTAAGactgaataaagctgataagtTAAAAAGATATAACTCTATTAACAAAGAATACTGATTGTTTTTGCTTGGTTATATCACTTGAAATGCTTAGCAAGGCAGTACAAAATCGATCTGTTAGTGTTTTGATTGAGTTTTGTGGAAATAAGTTTACTTTATCGGTTGTATTCATGACAAATTAATCCCAGTCCAGATACCATTAAAAACCAGAGAACACTAGATAGCTACCTAGTTCTAGTATTAGACACTACGCAGTGCCCTCGCACTATCCTACCACGGATCGAGCTCATGACCTTCAGGTCTTAAAGTAATCAACTGATCTTTTAAATTACTGGGTCACTGCCGTACAATGGTACAGTTCCGAACTTCGATTAATCAGTGCTGAAGCATGAGGAACATTGAATAGGACTATCAAACAACTGTTTTACTTTCGACATGTCTGAAATCTACCAGTTACGACTTCTCATCAGAACTTTAGGAAAATCTTGAAGTGAATCATTAGTGAGTTGATTATAATGGTAtaattgaagtgattttgtgaGGATTGGTTTATGGACGTGAAGGTTCTGGATTTGATTCACTGTAAGTTTGTAAATACTTACTGCTGAGGCATCgcatactaaaatgaaatagcTATCTAGTGTTTTCTGGTTTCCAATGGTATCCTGACGGAGATTAATCTGTGATAAATACAACAAATAGATTAATGTCTTTATTGAACCATGAAAACGATGTATAATCGGTTCGCCCTTTAAAAGTAAAACTCTTCTGTAGTATGTATCACTAGTCCCACTGTGATGAACGAGTACTCAAGTAGGgtaaatttattgttttgatGCACACTTACAGAGTGCATTTGTACAATATGAACGACACTATTTGCACATCTTTCTTCCGTTTTCATTTACATACTTCATGATTCTttaaattctgttgttattacaattgctGTCTATTTCCTTTcatgttctcttcaattcaatcttctgttGGCAGGCATTCCACTCCTGATtagtgctacatactacttatatttgtaagcataagtagcatacaccacactactacCACTTCAAGATATTAATTTCTTCAGATTGATATTTAATTCACAAAATGGTCGGTATATTTATAAGAGACTGAGGAATAGATAGGGATTAGTCAAGTAAATTCCTAATAAAGCAATATCTTATTATGGTCTACATCAAAGGGATTTTATTGAACTGACTGAAGCGCAACATTCACTCAAGACTAGGAAACACTAGACAAcaatttcgtcctagtatgaggctTCTCAAAGTTGCACACCCACAATACCGCTACAGGGGATTGAAACTAAGACCTCAGATCTCATTGCAAACGCtcaaactttaaaattataagCCGGAATCCAATAGTGTACAAGTTTGACTTCAATCAATATATAACATCATACAACTTTCTTTTATCGTCTTCAACAGATAAGCGTCACACATCCGACACATATGGACTCCAGTGATTATGGCTTCTGACCAGGAACAGCTATTCAGTTATTCCTGGATTTAAATGGATGTCCAATATAGGTCATTTCGTGATATCAATATCAATCAGTAATCTTAAGGATGACTCTATACAGATAACAATAAGATCAAAAGAGGGTTGTAAACTAACGTGAATACTTAGAATTAAGATTTATCGTTAGAAGTTTTGGTTAGTAGTTAGAGTTAGGGATCTCATCACCAACTGACATGAGCTGCAATCCCAAAATACCATTTAGCcatatagataaataaatcCACGCAAGAACCCAAGAGTTTCTATTTTAAATCTAACTAGTTCGTTCATAAATCATAGACACATCCAATATTTCTAATTACATTGATCTAACTTCTTCATCCAATCCAGCCTAAACAACTTAATAATTTCAGAtgagtttttgtggagattgtagtaatttcaatggttaagatcatgatctagtggttaagtgctcgcgcgcgaaaccagtaggtcctgggttcgaatctcgcagggggcgaggtcgtggatgcgcactgctgaggagttccacaataggacaaaacggcgatccagtgcttccaggttttccatggtggtccagcttca is from Schistosoma haematobium chromosome 6, whole genome shotgun sequence and encodes:
- a CDS encoding hypothetical protein (EggNog:ENOG410WGSE~COG:S) codes for the protein MVDGRFYLSPSNKIWDEKQVPTNCKEGHLVKITKKGDLSKCENYRGIILLSIPGKVFNSVLLSRTKNSVDAQLRDQQAGFRKDRSCTDQIDTLRIIVEQSIEWNSSLYMNFIDCEKTFDSVDRTTPLKLLRHYGVPEKIVNIIQNLYDGLNCKIVHGGQSTDSFEVKTSVRQDCLLSPFLFLLVIDWIMKTSTSEEGTGYSRHLGCSWTI